One Streptomyces sp. ML-6 genomic region harbors:
- a CDS encoding D-aminoacylase: MLDHLIRGATVVDGTGGPSYTADVGIRDGRIAVVAEPGTLTEPAVTTEDATGLVLAPGFVDPHTHYDAQLFWDPYATPSMNHGVTTVAGGNCGFTLAPLHPDRPEDADYTRRMMARVEGMALRALEEGVDWTWSGFREYLDALEGRIAVNAGFMVGHCALRRYVMGADATEGRPTPAQLDAMLGLLHDAMDAGAWGLSTTQSATHSDGDGRPVASRAAQPEELLALSRAVGEHEGTQLEAIVAGCLDQFSDEEIDLLVDMTATAGRPLNWNVLTIDAAVPERVPRQLVPSERARRAGGRIVALTMPILTPMNMSLGTFCALNLIPGWGDILALPVLERIERLRDAGTRAEMLRRADSKEAGVFRRLADFARYVIGDTYSAANEGLTGRVVRDIAAERGQDPFHCLVEICAADELRTVLWPMPTDNDPASWALRRETWEHEDVMLGGSDAGAHLDRMCGAPYTTRFLGDCLRGRRLVPLEQAVKMLTDDPARLFGLRERGRIEEGFHADLVLFDPERVDAGPATLVHDLPGDSPRLDSRAIGIVSVRVNGVETLRDDKVTGAVPGTVLRSGRDTRTVSTV; the protein is encoded by the coding sequence ATGCTCGACCACCTCATCCGCGGAGCCACCGTCGTGGACGGCACCGGCGGACCCTCGTACACCGCCGACGTCGGCATCCGCGACGGCCGCATCGCCGTCGTCGCCGAACCGGGCACGCTCACCGAGCCGGCCGTCACCACCGAGGACGCCACCGGGCTCGTCCTCGCGCCCGGCTTCGTCGACCCGCACACCCACTACGACGCCCAGCTCTTCTGGGACCCGTACGCCACGCCCTCCATGAACCACGGCGTCACCACCGTCGCCGGGGGGAACTGCGGATTCACCCTCGCCCCGCTCCACCCGGACCGCCCCGAGGACGCCGACTACACCCGCCGCATGATGGCGCGGGTGGAGGGGATGGCGCTCAGGGCCCTGGAGGAAGGGGTGGACTGGACCTGGTCGGGCTTCCGCGAGTACCTGGACGCCCTCGAAGGGCGCATCGCCGTCAACGCCGGGTTCATGGTCGGGCACTGCGCCCTGCGTCGGTACGTCATGGGCGCCGACGCGACCGAGGGCCGGCCCACCCCGGCGCAGCTCGACGCGATGCTCGGGCTGCTGCACGACGCGATGGACGCCGGGGCGTGGGGGCTGTCCACCACCCAGTCCGCCACCCACTCCGACGGGGACGGCCGGCCCGTCGCCTCCCGGGCCGCGCAGCCCGAGGAACTCCTCGCCCTCTCCCGGGCCGTCGGCGAACACGAGGGCACCCAGCTCGAAGCGATCGTCGCCGGCTGCCTGGACCAGTTCTCCGACGAGGAGATCGACCTCCTCGTCGACATGACCGCCACCGCCGGGCGCCCGCTGAACTGGAACGTCCTCACCATCGACGCCGCCGTCCCCGAACGCGTACCGCGCCAGCTGGTCCCCAGCGAACGGGCCCGCCGCGCCGGGGGCCGGATCGTCGCGCTGACCATGCCGATCCTCACCCCCATGAACATGTCGCTCGGCACCTTCTGCGCCCTCAACCTCATCCCCGGCTGGGGCGACATCCTCGCGCTGCCCGTCCTCGAGCGCATCGAACGGCTCCGCGACGCCGGCACCCGCGCCGAGATGCTCCGCCGCGCCGACAGCAAGGAGGCCGGGGTCTTCCGCCGCCTCGCCGACTTCGCACGCTACGTCATCGGCGACACCTACAGCGCGGCCAACGAGGGGCTGACCGGCCGGGTGGTGCGCGACATCGCCGCCGAACGCGGCCAGGACCCCTTCCACTGCCTCGTCGAGATCTGCGCCGCCGACGAACTGCGCACGGTGCTGTGGCCGATGCCCACCGACAACGACCCCGCCTCCTGGGCGCTGCGCCGCGAGACCTGGGAGCACGAGGACGTCATGCTCGGCGGCTCCGACGCGGGCGCGCACCTGGACCGGATGTGCGGCGCCCCGTACACCACCCGGTTCCTGGGCGACTGCCTGCGCGGGCGCAGGCTCGTCCCCCTGGAGCAGGCGGTGAAGATGCTCACCGACGACCCCGCCCGGCTCTTCGGGCTCCGCGAACGGGGCCGGATCGAGGAGGGCTTCCACGCCGACCTCGTCCTCTTCGACCCCGAGCGGGTGGACGCCGGGCCCGCCACCCTGGTGCACGACCTGCCCGGCGACAGCCCGCGCCTGGACTCCCGGGCCATCGGCATCGTCTCGGTCCGGGTCAACGGGGTGGAGACCCTGCGCGACGACAAGGTGACCGGGGCGGTCCCCGGCACGGTGCTCCGCTCCGGCCGCGACACCCGGACGGTGAGCACCGTATGA